From Natrinema sp. CBA1119:
ATTCAATCAATAATACTGGTAAGATTGCTATTCTCCAAATAGAAAGCAGGATGCTGAAGCCTCCAATTACTTTCACTCCCCTTCCCTGCCGCTTATTATCACTCATTGCTTAGTCAAGCAATGAATGACCTCTGATGAGAAGTTTGATGCACTATCTCCATTTGCCGAGATGAACGGACTCTCAGAGCTCGTGGCAGCGACGAATGGATTCGAAGATCTAGCTGCCCAAACTAATGGAATCGCAGAACTGGCGACGGCAACGAACGGATTCGAAGATCTAGCTGCCCAAACTAATGGAATCGCAGAACTGGCGACGGCAACGAACGGATTCGAAGATCTGACTACTCAAACCCACGGAATCGCTGATCTGGTCACTGCAACGAATGGGTTCCAAGATTTGGCAATCCAAACTAATGGAATCGCAGAGCTGGCGGCGGCAACGAACGGATTCGAAGACTTAACTACTGAAACCCGCGGAATAGCGGATCTGGTAGCAGCGACGAATGGATTCGAAGATCTAGCTGTCCAAACTAATGGAATCGCAGAACTGGCGGCGGCAACGAATGGGTTCGAAAATCTGGCTACTCAAACCCACGGAATCGCTGATCTAGTGGCAGCGACGAATGGGTTCGAAGATTTAGCAGCCCAAACTAATGGAATCGCAGAACTGGCGGCGGCGACAAACGGATTCGAAGATCTGACTACTCCAATCCACGGAATCGCAGATCTGGTAGCAGCGACGAATAGGTTCGAAGACCTTGTTATTGCGTCCGAAGTATTTGAGGATGTTTCTGTAGATCAACATGAGATAGAT
This genomic window contains:
- a CDS encoding histidine kinase, translating into MTSDEKFDALSPFAEMNGLSELVAATNGFEDLAAQTNGIAELATATNGFEDLAAQTNGIAELATATNGFEDLTTQTHGIADLVTATNGFQDLAIQTNGIAELAAATNGFEDLTTETRGIADLVAATNGFEDLAVQTNGIAELAAATNGFENLATQTHGIADLVAATNGFEDLAAQTNGIAELAAATNGFEDLTTPIHGIADLVAATNRFEDLVIASEVFEDVSVDQHEIDNREQIVFETAKNFSAEILKDTDSNESEPIYNHVDPSAFIFEGTIDPYGPFRDDIHRTKSLAVRVVTAAAFDNGRLANSMSEEEKKGIRLGIAMTAGTSIATPLIPALGTASALTFAVALAAFFSKQLEDFYNIKRRQRLPEEDQ